One window of the Pseudofrankia sp. DC12 genome contains the following:
- a CDS encoding thiolase family protein gives MTGVPERGAIISGIGISRIGRRTGIPGLDLTAEASRQAIADAGLRPEDIDGVATLGDTPVKAACGVLGLAPTYLGGGIDTGGLLSPVMSAVQAVGSGQARHVLVYRTVQMIGGAILPDGAAPHLEGAGLDPAPGGDAAGPVFPARDGLAGGMAELMNAHAYSAANWLAMHCRRHMHLYGTTKEQLGALAVNSRRNAGLNPSAVFRTPITLDDYLSARLISEPFGLLDCDVPIDGSIALVVSTADHQTACDHPVQVEAMGGSTGPGGWYLRADYPRMASSDAAAELWSRTDLRPGDVDFAQLYDGFTFLALAWLEAFGFCGEGESGPFVAGPGRIALEGSFPINTYGGQLSAGRMHGYWIVHEACLQLRGQAGERQLTRREVAAVGAGGGPIAGALLLSAR, from the coding sequence ATGACGGGAGTTCCGGAGCGGGGCGCCATCATCTCGGGCATCGGGATCTCGCGGATCGGCCGGCGCACCGGCATCCCCGGCCTCGACCTGACGGCGGAGGCGTCCCGGCAGGCGATCGCCGACGCGGGGCTGCGACCCGAGGACATCGACGGTGTCGCCACGCTGGGGGACACACCGGTCAAGGCGGCCTGCGGCGTTCTCGGCCTGGCGCCGACCTACCTCGGCGGCGGCATCGACACCGGCGGCCTGCTCTCGCCGGTCATGTCGGCCGTCCAGGCGGTCGGCAGCGGACAGGCCCGGCACGTGCTGGTCTACCGCACAGTCCAGATGATCGGCGGTGCGATCCTCCCCGACGGCGCGGCGCCCCATCTCGAAGGCGCGGGCCTGGACCCCGCTCCCGGGGGCGACGCGGCAGGGCCGGTTTTCCCAGCCCGGGACGGCCTTGCCGGTGGGATGGCTGAGCTGATGAATGCCCACGCGTACTCGGCCGCGAACTGGCTGGCGATGCACTGCCGCCGGCACATGCACCTTTATGGCACGACCAAAGAGCAGCTTGGCGCCCTGGCCGTCAACAGCCGACGCAACGCCGGGCTCAACCCGTCGGCCGTCTTCCGGACCCCGATCACGCTGGACGACTATCTGTCCGCCCGGCTCATCTCCGAGCCGTTCGGCCTGCTGGACTGCGACGTGCCCATCGACGGCTCGATCGCGCTGGTCGTGTCCACGGCGGACCATCAGACCGCCTGCGACCACCCCGTCCAGGTCGAGGCGATGGGCGGCTCGACCGGCCCCGGCGGCTGGTACCTGCGGGCCGACTACCCCAGGATGGCATCCTCTGACGCCGCGGCCGAGCTGTGGTCGCGGACAGACCTCAGACCAGGCGACGTCGACTTCGCCCAGCTCTACGACGGCTTCACCTTCCTGGCCCTGGCCTGGCTCGAAGCCTTCGGGTTCTGCGGCGAGGGCGAGTCCGGCCCCTTCGTCGCGGGCCCCGGGCGGATCGCGCTGGAAGGCTCGTTCCCGATCAACACCTACGGTGGCCAGCTGTCAGCCGGCCGGATGCACGGCTACTGGATCGTCCACGAGGCCTGCCTGCAGCTGCGCGGCCAGGCGGGCGAACGCCAGCTCACCCGGCGCGAGGTGGCCGCCGTCGGCGCCGGCGGCGGCCCCATCGCGGGCGCACTGCTTCTTTCGGCCCGCTGA
- a CDS encoding OB-fold domain-containing protein, producing MTTSSVDAGHPLMIQRCAACRRWTHPEAARCSSCGGALAVEPVSGAGTVFTFTVNHHAFHPTLPVPYVVAVVELAEQEDLRIVANIVGGAPADVAVGMAVRAAFDQLGDSGVPVFRAEVRKPAE from the coding sequence ATGACCACGTCGTCAGTCGACGCGGGCCACCCGTTGATGATTCAGCGCTGCGCGGCCTGCCGGCGCTGGACCCATCCGGAGGCCGCGCGCTGCTCCTCCTGCGGAGGAGCGCTGGCGGTCGAGCCGGTGAGCGGCGCCGGGACGGTCTTCACCTTCACGGTCAATCACCACGCCTTCCACCCGACATTGCCGGTGCCCTACGTCGTAGCTGTCGTTGAGCTCGCGGAGCAGGAGGACCTGCGGATCGTGGCCAACATCGTCGGAGGTGCGCCTGCGGACGTGGCGGTTGGCATGGCGGTGCGCGCCGCGTTCGACCAGCTCGGCGATTCTGGTGTCCCCGTGTTCCGCGCCGAGGTCAGGAAGCCAGCCGAGTAA
- a CDS encoding HAD family hydrolase has translation MTLVFDADDTLWSNNIRFERVIHDYLDWLAHPTLDRDALYALLLDIEAANTVAHGYGTKVFLRSLHDLFERLRERPADERERREIAELAVALADHRVEPMPGVAETLRELGGRHRLALLTKGNPEEQQGKIDASGLAGFFELGTHIVREKHVGAYRGLAERLALDPTTTWMIGNSPKSDILPARAAGWRAVHIPDENGWALEHADLDPADAGVLRLGSFPDLLGHF, from the coding sequence ATGACGTTGGTCTTCGACGCTGACGACACGCTCTGGTCCAACAACATCAGGTTTGAGCGGGTCATCCACGACTACCTGGACTGGCTGGCCCATCCGACGCTGGACCGCGATGCGCTGTACGCCCTGCTCCTGGACATCGAGGCGGCGAACACGGTCGCGCACGGCTACGGCACGAAGGTCTTCCTGCGTAGTCTGCATGACCTGTTCGAGCGGCTTCGGGAGCGCCCGGCCGACGAGCGGGAGCGCCGAGAGATCGCCGAGCTCGCCGTGGCGCTGGCGGACCACCGGGTGGAGCCGATGCCCGGGGTGGCCGAGACGCTGCGCGAGCTCGGCGGCCGGCACCGGCTCGCGCTGCTCACCAAGGGCAACCCGGAGGAGCAGCAGGGCAAGATCGACGCCTCCGGCCTGGCCGGGTTCTTCGAGCTCGGTACCCACATCGTCCGGGAGAAGCACGTCGGCGCCTACCGCGGGCTCGCCGAGCGGCTCGCGCTGGACCCGACGACCACATGGATGATCGGAAACTCGCCGAAGTCCGACATTCTCCCCGCGCGGGCGGCCGGCTGGCGAGCGGTGCACATCCCCGACGAGAACGGCTGGGCGCTGGAGCACGCCGACCTCGACCCCGCCGACGCCGGTGTGCTGCGCCTCGGTTCTTTCCCGGATCTGCTGGGCCATTTCTGA
- a CDS encoding pyridoxamine 5'-phosphate oxidase family protein, translating to MATLHPPLPAATRRRRFRLGIALLVSCVALVAWIVDLSVSLPMHYETQGWRLAWTGYDVAELGALATTAYSALRDRWTLIPASVVTATLLLCDAWFDMALSSGTDDFLLSIATATLVEIPTATVLGLVAWRLTRRLRDNGADPSAEPSAALDVALRDAAFGAELRAILDGPSVAMLAMVGPDGEPHSRAVGLRREGDALLLSIVAPRQPAGDLAKEAPVSVSVFDLTNPRTAVEIRGIARLLADGERSGPVALVRGEAGPGAAPTQLACAPGPSAVAEPAELDEASEPAAVRLVARLFPTAVTRLAS from the coding sequence ATGGCCACTCTGCACCCGCCGCTGCCAGCGGCCACCCGCCGACGCCGCTTCCGCCTTGGGATCGCGCTGCTGGTCAGCTGCGTGGCGCTCGTCGCCTGGATCGTCGACCTGTCCGTCAGCCTGCCGATGCACTATGAGACTCAGGGCTGGCGACTGGCGTGGACCGGCTACGACGTCGCGGAGCTGGGCGCGCTGGCAACGACCGCTTACAGCGCGCTACGGGACCGCTGGACCCTCATCCCCGCCTCCGTCGTCACCGCGACTCTGCTGCTTTGTGACGCCTGGTTCGACATGGCCCTGTCCAGCGGAACCGATGACTTCCTGCTCAGCATCGCGACGGCGACACTCGTCGAGATCCCCACGGCCACCGTGCTCGGCCTGGTCGCCTGGCGGCTCACCCGGCGGCTGCGAGACAACGGGGCCGATCCCTCCGCGGAGCCGTCGGCGGCCCTGGATGTCGCGCTACGCGATGCGGCATTCGGAGCCGAGCTACGCGCGATCCTGGACGGGCCGAGTGTCGCCATGCTGGCCATGGTCGGCCCGGACGGCGAGCCGCACTCGCGCGCGGTCGGGCTACGGCGGGAAGGCGACGCGCTCCTGCTGTCGATCGTCGCTCCGCGCCAGCCGGCTGGAGATCTGGCGAAGGAGGCCCCGGTGAGCGTTTCCGTCTTCGATCTCACCAACCCGCGTACCGCGGTCGAGATCCGCGGGATCGCCCGGCTGCTCGCCGACGGGGAACGATCCGGGCCGGTGGCCCTGGTGCGCGGCGAGGCCGGGCCCGGGGCGGCGCCCACCCAGCTCGCGTGCGCCCCAGGACCGTCGGCGGTGGCCGAGCCAGCGGAGCTCGACGAGGCGTCGGAGCCCGCCGCGGTCCGACTCGTCGCCAGGCTCTTCCCGACCGCGGTTACTCGGCTGGCTTCCTGA
- a CDS encoding DUF2867 domain-containing protein: protein MRCVVVGATGYIGSRLIPELLARGHTVRAAARSPARLAGVPWLDQVELVRADVGDPGQVAAALAGQDVLYYLVHSLHQRDFVERDRAAARTVALAARRAGVRRIIYLGGISPAGQRLSAHLASREEVGLKLLGSGVPTVVLRAAVVIGSGSASFEMLRYLTERLPAMVTPRWVRSRVQPIAIRDVLYYLTRTAELVPAEVNRGFDIGGPEVLTYWEMMCRYAAVAGLPRRVVVPVPLLTPWLSAQWVNLVTPVPRSIAVPLISSLVHEVVCRDHDLAAYVPDPARGLTGYDEAVTLALARTRQADVPSRWARATAPRARPFSPSDPLPTDPDWSGGTVYQDVRELATAAEPARLWRVIEAVGTENGRRAIPTAWPASTGSGRLARYAEALRRRVLRPAGSADTALAGWRVEDVERPRRLRLRARLRLPGQAWLELSAAPAAQGSVYRQRAIFEPHGLLGQVCWKSFAPVRGVVLGRMARTIAAAAEQPAPVGQPW from the coding sequence ATGAGATGCGTCGTCGTGGGTGCGACCGGATACATCGGAAGCCGGCTCATCCCCGAGCTGCTCGCCAGGGGGCATACGGTGCGGGCCGCCGCGCGCAGCCCGGCCCGGCTGGCCGGGGTGCCGTGGCTGGACCAGGTCGAACTGGTCAGGGCCGACGTCGGCGACCCGGGCCAGGTGGCCGCCGCCCTGGCGGGCCAGGACGTCCTCTACTACCTCGTGCACTCCCTGCACCAGCGCGACTTCGTCGAGCGCGACCGGGCCGCGGCCCGCACGGTCGCGCTGGCCGCCCGGCGGGCCGGGGTGCGGCGGATCATCTACCTCGGCGGGATCAGCCCGGCCGGGCAGCGGCTGTCCGCGCACCTCGCCTCGCGCGAGGAGGTCGGGCTGAAGCTGCTCGGCTCCGGGGTGCCCACGGTGGTGCTGCGGGCCGCCGTGGTGATCGGCTCGGGATCCGCCAGCTTCGAGATGCTTCGTTACCTCACCGAACGGCTCCCAGCCATGGTCACGCCACGCTGGGTACGGTCGCGTGTTCAGCCCATCGCCATCCGTGACGTGCTCTATTACCTGACCCGAACCGCCGAACTGGTACCGGCCGAAGTCAACCGCGGCTTTGACATCGGAGGTCCCGAGGTTCTGACGTACTGGGAGATGATGTGCCGCTACGCGGCGGTCGCCGGCCTGCCCCGCCGCGTCGTGGTTCCCGTCCCGCTGCTCACGCCGTGGTTGTCGGCCCAGTGGGTCAACCTCGTCACGCCGGTGCCGCGCAGCATCGCCGTCCCGCTGATCTCCTCACTCGTCCACGAGGTCGTCTGCCGCGACCACGACCTCGCCGCCTACGTCCCCGACCCGGCCCGCGGCCTGACCGGCTACGACGAGGCGGTCACGCTGGCGCTGGCGCGGACCAGACAGGCCGACGTGCCGTCGCGGTGGGCCCGCGCCACTGCACCGCGAGCCCGTCCGTTCTCGCCGTCGGACCCGCTGCCGACCGATCCGGACTGGTCCGGCGGGACCGTCTACCAGGACGTGCGCGAGCTGGCCACGGCGGCGGAGCCGGCCCGGCTGTGGCGGGTCATCGAGGCCGTCGGCACCGAGAACGGCCGTCGCGCCATCCCCACCGCCTGGCCAGCCTCGACCGGCTCCGGCCGCCTCGCCCGGTACGCCGAGGCCTTGCGCCGCCGGGTGCTCCGGCCGGCCGGGAGCGCCGACACCGCCCTGGCCGGCTGGCGCGTCGAGGACGTCGAACGACCACGCCGGCTCCGGCTGCGCGCGCGGCTTCGCCTGCCGGGCCAGGCCTGGCTCGAACTCTCAGCAGCCCCCGCCGCCCAGGGATCCGTCTATCGGCAACGCGCGATCTTCGAGCCGCATGGCCTCCTCGGCCAGGTCTGCTGGAAGTCCTTCGCGCCGGTGCGCGGCGTCGTCCTGGGCCGGATGGCGCGCACCATCGCCGCGGCGGCCGAGCAGCCGGCGCCCGTGGGCCAGCCGTGGTGA
- a CDS encoding aminoglycoside phosphotransferase, which translates to MADGSPTLPLVVELVDGAWRARPSGSGAGIALLTLLGSGGAVPDGFRILRGVSRPFEATERRVAADQTNESWIIGEAAVVKWTTEPLVGPQPDRLRRLVEAGFGQTPALWGMVEWRTPDGHWVPVATVNDLVPGAEDGWTWCVDEARRALAASGPPATPPAPRGSGDGAGRVGQPFGAELGALTAAMHLALADQPAATASPREALAWLAAAEELLGQTRSPLLDAHRDTIAAALGPLGRAAGTPLVAAHGDFHVGQLLRAPGGPLFVIDFDGNPTLTPQQRSAPQPAALDIAGMLMSLENVGHVVRRYAPEVPDAAAAAWTACVQAEFLYGYRASLASAGRGELLDESLLEAYGWQQLCRELAYADGHLPRWRYVPEGALRRRFGPAAGQAPAAGHEEA; encoded by the coding sequence GTGGCTGACGGGTCCCCGACGCTGCCGCTGGTCGTCGAGCTCGTCGATGGCGCCTGGCGGGCCCGGCCGAGCGGTTCCGGTGCGGGAATCGCCCTGCTTACGCTGTTGGGCTCGGGCGGGGCTGTTCCGGACGGCTTCAGGATCCTCCGCGGGGTGAGCCGGCCGTTCGAGGCGACCGAGCGGAGGGTGGCGGCCGACCAGACCAACGAGTCCTGGATCATCGGCGAAGCCGCCGTCGTCAAGTGGACGACCGAACCGCTGGTCGGGCCACAGCCGGACCGGTTGCGCCGGCTCGTCGAGGCCGGGTTCGGCCAGACGCCGGCGCTGTGGGGAATGGTCGAGTGGCGCACGCCGGACGGGCACTGGGTGCCTGTCGCGACCGTCAACGATCTCGTTCCCGGCGCGGAGGACGGCTGGACCTGGTGCGTCGACGAGGCCCGGCGCGCGCTCGCGGCCTCAGGTCCGCCTGCCACGCCGCCAGCTCCGCGCGGCAGCGGCGACGGCGCCGGGAGGGTGGGCCAGCCCTTCGGTGCGGAGCTGGGTGCGCTCACCGCCGCGATGCACCTGGCCCTGGCCGACCAGCCCGCCGCGACAGCCTCCCCCCGCGAGGCGCTGGCCTGGCTGGCGGCGGCAGAGGAACTGCTGGGCCAGACGCGCTCGCCGCTGTTGGACGCGCACCGCGACACGATCGCGGCGGCGCTGGGCCCACTCGGCAGGGCCGCTGGGACACCGCTCGTCGCGGCCCACGGCGACTTTCACGTCGGCCAGCTGCTGCGCGCGCCCGGCGGCCCGCTGTTCGTGATCGACTTCGACGGCAACCCGACGCTGACCCCACAGCAGCGCAGCGCGCCGCAGCCGGCCGCGCTCGACATCGCCGGGATGCTCATGTCTCTGGAGAACGTCGGGCACGTGGTCCGTCGTTACGCTCCCGAGGTTCCCGACGCCGCGGCCGCCGCGTGGACCGCCTGCGTCCAGGCCGAGTTCCTCTACGGCTACCGGGCCAGCCTCGCCTCGGCCGGGCGGGGTGAGCTGTTGGACGAGTCGTTGCTGGAGGCCTACGGCTGGCAGCAGCTGTGCCGCGAGCTTGCCTACGCCGATGGTCATCTGCCGCGCTGGCGTTACGTACCGGAGGGCGCGCTGCGGCGCCGGTTCGGCCCGGCCGCCGGACAAGCGCCAGCCGCCGGCCATGAGGAAGCCTGA
- a CDS encoding nucleotide disphospho-sugar-binding domain-containing protein: MPLTVLFMPESAYGPTNQCIGLGKVLLDRGHTVVFAAERSWEGKLAPYGFVEALVDLAPPAAGAGEEVAGQFWIDFINETAPEFRKPTIEQLETFVAPTYQALIDGAKYCEAQLKAIIAEHQPDVLVEDNVIAFPALTTAAGAFVRIVSCNPLEVRGDDIAPAFAGYPEDDRSQWDAFLAEFDRTHQAMWAQFNEWVQAQGAKPLAKRDYIETSAHANLYVYPAELDYTDARPLDATWHRLDSSVRETDDAYDLPGQFVTRDPDSALVYLSLGSLGSADVGLMQRLIDVLATTRHKLIVSLGPRAEELKLGPNMVGAAMLPQTTIIPEVDLVITHGGNNTTTECLHFGKPMILLPLFWDQYDNAQRVDERSYGIRLSTYGFADDELTGAVDRLFADTALRARLDAVGAAIRGRDGLRTGAGLIERVGLDHIAARG, translated from the coding sequence ATGCCCCTCACCGTGCTGTTCATGCCTGAGTCGGCCTACGGCCCGACCAACCAGTGCATCGGGCTGGGCAAGGTGCTGCTCGACCGGGGTCACACCGTCGTCTTCGCCGCGGAGCGGTCCTGGGAGGGCAAGCTCGCGCCGTACGGGTTCGTCGAGGCGCTCGTCGACCTGGCGCCGCCTGCGGCGGGCGCAGGCGAGGAGGTCGCCGGGCAGTTCTGGATCGACTTCATCAACGAGACGGCGCCGGAGTTCCGCAAGCCGACGATCGAGCAGCTGGAGACGTTCGTCGCGCCCACCTACCAGGCGCTCATCGATGGCGCGAAGTACTGCGAGGCGCAACTCAAGGCGATCATCGCCGAGCATCAGCCAGACGTGCTGGTCGAGGACAACGTGATCGCCTTTCCGGCGCTCACCACCGCTGCCGGCGCGTTCGTGCGCATCGTGTCCTGCAACCCGCTCGAGGTACGCGGCGACGACATCGCGCCAGCGTTCGCCGGCTACCCCGAGGACGACCGGTCACAATGGGACGCGTTCCTCGCTGAGTTCGACCGGACGCATCAGGCGATGTGGGCGCAGTTCAACGAGTGGGTGCAGGCTCAGGGCGCGAAGCCGCTGGCCAAGCGGGACTACATCGAGACCTCGGCGCACGCGAACCTGTACGTCTACCCAGCGGAGCTCGACTACACGGACGCCCGGCCGCTCGATGCCACCTGGCACCGGCTCGACTCAAGCGTCCGCGAGACCGACGACGCCTACGACCTGCCGGGCCAGTTCGTCACCCGCGACCCCGATTCGGCGCTGGTGTACCTGTCGCTCGGCTCGCTCGGCAGCGCGGACGTCGGCCTGATGCAGCGGCTCATCGACGTGCTGGCCACCACCCGGCACAAGCTGATCGTCAGCCTGGGCCCCCGGGCCGAGGAGCTCAAGCTCGGCCCGAACATGGTCGGCGCGGCGATGCTGCCACAGACGACGATCATCCCGGAGGTCGACCTGGTGATCACTCACGGCGGCAACAACACAACGACCGAGTGCCTACACTTCGGCAAGCCGATGATCCTGCTGCCGCTGTTCTGGGACCAGTACGACAACGCACAGCGGGTCGACGAGCGTAGCTACGGCATCCGGCTGTCGACCTATGGCTTCGCCGACGACGAGCTGACCGGCGCGGTCGACCGGCTGTTCGCCGACACGGCGCTGCGGGCGAGGCTGGACGCCGTCGGCGCGGCGATCCGGGGCCGGGACGGGCTGCGTACCGGCGCCGGCCTCATCGAGCGGGTCGGGCTGGATCACATCGCCGCCCGTGGCTGA
- a CDS encoding bifunctional DedA family/phosphatase PAP2 family protein encodes MSKIVDGLINLPPWLVLLVAFALPAAEASIFVGVVFPGEIAIIVAGVLAHAHKLPLWLVIVVGTLGAVIGDSIGYEVGARYGDWVLARLPKRLVKPEHVEQGRALLRRRGGWAVLIGRFTAALRALVPGLAGTSRLPYRTFLPYNLVGGLAWVTMSALIGYIAGASYKAAEHQVSLISGGLLALIVLVVLHQIARKSQRVQSWLARHRYKLPDRWLTASVLMLTAGGWLLAGLVQDAQGPTGAASSDSRLLHDVIGYQRAWLTPVARGITTLGAWPVAYGVVVVLGGLVAWRARNRVLPLCSVALLGAGQGVRLAISHAVARPRPPRGLWLTGADGYSFPSGHTTLATIAYGLAGLLLLRLLPASRLATVLVSLVAAVLAAAVGVSRVYLGVHWPSDVAGGWSLGVGWLALATTVYTLVRLVRLRRSANRLVPAEAAPEPQVVSPAP; translated from the coding sequence GTGAGCAAGATCGTCGACGGGCTGATCAACCTGCCGCCCTGGCTGGTCCTGCTGGTGGCATTCGCGCTGCCGGCGGCGGAGGCGTCGATCTTCGTCGGCGTCGTGTTCCCGGGCGAGATCGCGATCATCGTGGCCGGGGTGCTCGCCCACGCCCACAAGCTGCCGCTATGGCTGGTCATCGTCGTCGGGACGCTGGGCGCCGTGATCGGTGACAGCATCGGCTACGAGGTCGGCGCCCGCTACGGGGACTGGGTGCTCGCGCGGCTGCCCAAGCGGCTGGTCAAGCCGGAGCACGTCGAGCAGGGCCGGGCGCTGCTGCGCCGCCGCGGCGGCTGGGCCGTGCTGATCGGGCGGTTCACCGCCGCGCTGCGCGCGCTCGTGCCCGGGCTCGCCGGCACCAGCCGGCTGCCCTACCGGACCTTCCTGCCGTACAACCTCGTCGGCGGCCTCGCCTGGGTGACGATGTCCGCGCTGATCGGCTACATCGCGGGCGCCAGCTACAAGGCGGCCGAGCACCAGGTGAGCCTGATCTCCGGCGGGCTGCTCGCGCTGATCGTGCTGGTCGTGCTCCACCAGATCGCCCGCAAGTCGCAGCGGGTGCAGTCCTGGCTCGCGCGGCACCGTTACAAGCTGCCCGACCGGTGGCTGACCGCCTCGGTGCTGATGCTCACGGCCGGCGGCTGGCTGCTCGCCGGCCTCGTCCAGGACGCCCAGGGCCCGACCGGGGCGGCGAGCTCCGACTCCAGGCTGCTGCACGACGTCATCGGCTACCAACGGGCCTGGCTGACGCCGGTGGCCCGCGGGATCACCACCCTGGGCGCCTGGCCAGTCGCCTACGGGGTCGTCGTCGTGCTCGGCGGGCTGGTGGCATGGCGAGCCCGGAACCGGGTGCTGCCGCTGTGCTCGGTCGCGTTGCTCGGGGCCGGCCAGGGCGTCCGGCTGGCGATCAGCCACGCCGTCGCCCGGCCGCGGCCGCCCAGGGGGCTCTGGCTCACCGGAGCGGATGGCTACTCGTTCCCGTCCGGCCACACGACCCTGGCGACGATCGCCTACGGACTGGCCGGCCTGCTACTGCTCCGGCTGCTGCCGGCATCGAGGCTGGCTACAGTGCTCGTCAGCCTGGTGGCGGCGGTGCTCGCGGCCGCGGTCGGGGTGTCCCGGGTGTATCTCGGCGTCCACTGGCCCAGCGACGTCGCCGGTGGCTGGTCCCTCGGCGTCGGGTGGCTGGCCCTCGCCACGACGGTCTACACGCTGGTCCGGCTGGTCCGGCTCCGGAGGTCGGCCAACCGCCTGGTGCCCGCGGAGGCCGCCCCCGAGCCACAGGTCGTCAGCCCCGCACCCTGA